A stretch of Acidimicrobiales bacterium DNA encodes these proteins:
- a CDS encoding diiron oxygenase yields the protein MTAVPTELVDEEPQRSAAGGWEALLSRLSQLSITKHFDAYADVDWDSPEMRIDRDDPRWMLREDDPLGRTDWYRNLAPAEQAGLGLDLIASKMKLGLQFESILKQGLLRFAADLPNGSPEFRYCYHELIEEAQHSLMFQEFVNRSGFDARGLTKLDRIGAAHVIRLARQFPELFFVFVLGGEDPIDHVQRRELRSGSVIHPLTERIMRIHVTEEARHLSFARHYLKRRVPALRRSRRAQLAVGAPLILAGMAQMMLRPSRQIVVKYRIPKAVLDEAYRKNPDHHAATIESLQKVRRLCEELGLLSPAYKRLWRTLGLADGRPSASKQA from the coding sequence ATGACCGCTGTCCCTACCGAGCTGGTCGACGAGGAGCCCCAACGATCGGCCGCCGGCGGCTGGGAGGCGCTCCTCAGCCGCCTGAGCCAGCTGTCGATCACCAAGCATTTCGACGCGTACGCCGATGTCGACTGGGACTCGCCCGAGATGCGGATCGATCGAGACGATCCCCGGTGGATGCTGCGCGAAGACGATCCGCTCGGGCGGACCGACTGGTACAGAAACCTTGCACCGGCTGAACAGGCCGGCCTCGGACTCGATTTGATCGCTTCAAAGATGAAGCTCGGTTTGCAGTTCGAGAGCATCCTGAAGCAGGGCCTTCTCCGGTTCGCAGCGGACCTCCCGAACGGCTCACCGGAGTTCCGTTACTGCTACCACGAGCTGATCGAGGAAGCACAGCATTCGTTGATGTTTCAGGAGTTCGTGAACCGGAGCGGATTCGATGCCAGGGGACTGACCAAGCTCGATCGCATCGGCGCCGCGCACGTGATTCGCCTGGCGCGGCAGTTCCCGGAGCTCTTCTTCGTGTTTGTGCTGGGCGGGGAGGACCCGATCGACCACGTTCAGCGGCGAGAACTTCGGAGCGGATCGGTGATCCATCCGCTGACCGAGAGGATCATGCGGATACACGTGACCGAGGAGGCCCGCCACCTTTCGTTCGCGCGCCACTATCTCAAGCGGCGCGTGCCAGCGCTCCGACGCTCGCGGCGCGCCCAGCTCGCGGTCGGAGCACCACTGATCCTCGCCGGGATGGCCCAAATGATGCTGCGCCCCTCCCGTCAGATCGTCGTCAAGTACCGGATCCCGAAGGCTGTGCTCGACGAGGCCTACAGAAAGAACCCCGATCATCACGCGGCAACCATCGAGTCGCTGCAGAAGGTGCGGAGGCTCTGCGAGGAGTTGGGCTTGCTGAGCCCGGCGTACAAGCGGCTGTGGCGGACCCTTGGTCTGGCTGACGGTCGACCGAGCGCAAGCAAGCAGGCGTAA
- a CDS encoding MFS transporter, with the protein MSGPSRGDLAPFQRLFEPARLLEPSHWQLLGLLGWASFFEGYDLNIVIFALPHIRSSYGLSQSSASLWLSLLYLGALPAIFIARRADRHGRRRVLLASICGYTIATAATGFAPSIAAFAGCQFAARLFLATEMSVSWTVIAEELPKGARGFGFGFLATLDILGAGFGSLLYGVVLAPLGVSWRWLYGAAVPVLVVVVWLRRRLPESRRYQRVATSRTWSRWGEITHRPYARNLVLVCALALLVNVTTQATVFVIDFLESQRHMSTSSANLTLVAAGAIAIPILAAAGSLSDRLGRKTVGCAFLAVGVLGLYLFFFAAHGVLELLGALALTYFGSFGAWPSLGAYGTELFPTSLRALGNSCAGAAKVVGQCLGFVVAGVLIAGTRSLPYGVAILTAGPIVAIPLVVFFMPETSGRDLDETAGEALAGIAASPVAVVAPSAR; encoded by the coding sequence ATGTCCGGGCCGAGCCGGGGCGACCTGGCGCCGTTCCAGCGGCTCTTCGAGCCCGCACGGCTTCTCGAGCCGTCCCACTGGCAGCTGCTCGGGCTGCTCGGGTGGGCCAGCTTCTTCGAAGGCTACGACCTGAACATCGTCATCTTCGCGCTGCCCCACATCCGGTCAAGTTACGGGCTGAGCCAATCGTCGGCTTCGCTCTGGCTCAGCCTCCTGTATCTCGGCGCGCTACCTGCGATCTTCATCGCTCGACGAGCGGACCGGCACGGACGGCGGCGGGTCCTGCTCGCGTCGATCTGCGGGTACACGATCGCGACCGCCGCCACAGGGTTCGCGCCGTCGATCGCGGCGTTCGCCGGCTGCCAGTTTGCGGCGCGGCTGTTCCTCGCGACCGAGATGTCGGTCAGCTGGACGGTGATTGCGGAGGAGCTGCCCAAGGGAGCCAGAGGCTTCGGCTTCGGATTTCTCGCAACGCTCGACATTCTCGGCGCCGGGTTCGGCTCTCTGCTGTACGGGGTCGTGCTCGCGCCGCTCGGCGTATCGTGGCGGTGGTTGTACGGTGCCGCGGTGCCGGTGCTGGTTGTCGTGGTGTGGCTGCGCCGGCGCCTGCCGGAAAGCCGTCGATACCAGCGAGTCGCCACCTCCCGCACCTGGTCCCGATGGGGCGAGATCACGCACCGGCCTTACGCGCGCAACCTCGTGCTGGTGTGTGCCCTTGCGCTGCTGGTCAATGTGACCACGCAGGCAACGGTCTTCGTCATCGACTTCCTCGAGTCGCAGCGCCACATGTCGACCTCATCCGCCAACCTCACCCTCGTCGCCGCCGGCGCGATAGCTATACCGATACTCGCGGCGGCCGGATCGCTCAGCGACCGGCTCGGCCGGAAAACAGTCGGCTGCGCGTTCCTCGCCGTCGGCGTCCTTGGCCTGTACCTCTTCTTCTTCGCCGCTCATGGAGTGCTCGAATTGCTCGGTGCGCTCGCGCTCACCTACTTCGGCAGCTTCGGAGCGTGGCCTTCCCTCGGTGCCTACGGGACGGAGCTGTTCCCGACCAGCCTGCGCGCGCTAGGTAACTCTTGCGCCGGCGCGGCGAAGGTGGTTGGCCAATGCCTCGGGTTCGTGGTCGCGGGTGTGCTGATCGCTGGCACCCGAAGCCTCCCTTACGGCGTGGCCATCCTCACCGCAGGTCCGATCGTGGCTATACCGTTGGTGGTCTTCTTCATGCCCGAGACGAGCGGGCGCGACCTCGACGAGACCGCAGGGGAGGCACTCGCCGGGATAGCTGCAAGTCCAGTCGCGGTAGTGGCCCCCAGCGCACGGTAG
- a CDS encoding amidohydrolase family protein has protein sequence MATVDDLASRPYNAVPGRVIHDADAHVMETPNWLRDHADPSIRDKIQPLRYPGGNELRQTGDPEEQQRDLEAAFERLAERHRSYSYRAEEAEQIMLRKNFAATGSFLPDDRGRALDLLGFSSQLVFNTFHNSRLHDWEHSGDLALAYGTARAHNRAMLEFCAADSRLLPTCYVPLADFALAEEIAREVIDDGAAALLVPSGCPAGHSPSHTGLDPVWAQAQEGGLPVVFHVGGTGTLIDPNYFRNGLPVPPDFHGGEENFRSVDYMGIPHPPMQTLATMIFDGVLERFPKLMFGVIEQGAIWLPSWTRQMESALEAFGRHEERLRALSLRPTEYVRRQVRATPYPTEDVGWIIDQSGPDVCMFSSDYPHVEGGRRPIERFESSLGDATDDVRRRFYCDNFLDLMGSAASHLAR, from the coding sequence GTGGCAACCGTTGACGACCTGGCATCCCGGCCCTACAACGCGGTCCCCGGTCGGGTGATCCACGACGCCGACGCGCACGTCATGGAGACGCCGAACTGGCTCCGGGATCACGCTGATCCATCGATCAGGGACAAAATCCAACCGCTGCGCTACCCGGGAGGCAACGAGCTTCGCCAGACAGGTGACCCCGAAGAGCAGCAACGGGACCTCGAAGCCGCTTTCGAGCGACTCGCCGAGCGACACCGGTCTTACAGCTACCGGGCGGAGGAGGCCGAGCAGATCATGCTGCGCAAGAACTTTGCGGCGACCGGCTCGTTCTTGCCCGACGATCGTGGACGCGCGCTCGACCTGCTCGGCTTCTCCAGCCAGCTGGTGTTCAACACCTTCCACAACAGCCGGCTGCACGACTGGGAGCACTCGGGCGACTTGGCGTTGGCCTACGGCACCGCTCGCGCGCACAACCGGGCAATGCTCGAGTTCTGCGCCGCGGACTCCCGGCTTCTGCCGACCTGTTACGTGCCCCTCGCCGACTTCGCGCTTGCCGAGGAGATCGCCCGAGAAGTAATCGACGACGGGGCCGCGGCGCTGCTGGTGCCATCGGGCTGCCCGGCAGGCCACTCCCCCAGCCATACCGGCCTCGATCCGGTTTGGGCGCAGGCCCAGGAAGGGGGCCTACCCGTTGTCTTCCACGTCGGGGGTACGGGAACCCTGATCGACCCCAACTACTTCCGCAACGGTCTACCGGTGCCGCCCGACTTCCACGGCGGGGAGGAGAACTTCCGGTCCGTCGATTACATGGGCATACCCCATCCGCCGATGCAGACGCTGGCGACGATGATCTTCGACGGGGTGCTCGAACGGTTCCCGAAGCTCATGTTCGGGGTCATCGAGCAGGGCGCGATTTGGCTTCCGTCGTGGACTCGGCAGATGGAGTCCGCTCTCGAAGCCTTCGGGCGCCACGAAGAACGGCTCCGCGCCCTTTCGCTGCGCCCGACCGAGTACGTGCGGCGTCAGGTCAGGGCTACCCCCTATCCGACCGAGGACGTCGGCTGGATAATCGACCAGAGCGGCCCAGACGTATGCATGTTCTCGTCGGACTATCCCCACGTGGAGGGTGGCCGGCGGCCTATAGAGCGCTTCGAGTCATCGCTGGGTGACGCGACCGACGACGTTCGGCGGCGCTTCTACTGCGACAACTTCCTCGATCTGATGGGGTCCGCCGCGTCGCACCTCGCCCGTTGA